One window of Sporocytophaga myxococcoides DSM 11118 genomic DNA carries:
- a CDS encoding DUF4476 domain-containing protein has translation MLYRTSFLKWLVPLSLITNLAFAQNFKYLGSYDQQGTPKYLETTTVTPDQALLKQINEALPDRKPVPQFHPEYISKQAETDLKLFKQADVWVTFVGEVAGWKNSLGFYTYDINNPPRSVSDIKDYFVIFPNASQAGGGGNLNPGNTVKIGNFTANTGIGWFLIADGWRNENVTKGNYLIYSNAAFNPENKETDKAHTVLLNLSGSNKLILGFEDTRRDQGSDNDFNDVLFYITANPFDAINKDNIVTVGENPTSNNNPSNNNTTSNPSSDNNNNNTQGTSNTQVNASNTNIDSNNNGGGSSNIASSSNNVNNSGGNNSTAINNTSVNNNNSNNNSNNTTNNNNSTTIINNTTIINNGNGNNNNTANQQNSGSGQNNTGGNGNSGGRGNNQNNNSNNNHSNPSSDKCHKNGMSEQEFSKSYNLIKSKPTEASRKSLMQQVARPKMLTVNQCTQLIKLLDVQRNRFDMAKYLYDYTCDKPGYYMVSSVFSVSTYEREFDQFLSSKDLNNNHSPMNAKACNTPDNNTTSIQNSNTAICSSCTNGGFTSDDFSRFKTSISSKSFSETMMTVTKQGVKGRCLLTGQVVELMTLFSFEKDKLDLAKYLYDFTGDKQNYYRVNDVFSFSSSISELNNYIEKK, from the coding sequence ATGCTTTATAGAACCTCCTTTTTAAAATGGCTTGTTCCATTGTCGCTTATAACCAATTTAGCGTTTGCTCAAAATTTTAAATATTTAGGATCCTATGACCAACAAGGAACCCCTAAATACCTGGAAACAACCACAGTTACTCCGGATCAGGCATTACTAAAGCAAATAAATGAAGCATTACCGGACAGAAAACCTGTCCCTCAATTTCACCCTGAATATATTTCCAAACAGGCAGAAACAGATTTAAAACTTTTCAAGCAAGCCGATGTCTGGGTTACATTTGTCGGTGAAGTTGCCGGGTGGAAAAACAGCTTGGGTTTTTACACCTATGATATAAATAATCCTCCCCGATCAGTATCTGATATAAAAGATTATTTTGTCATTTTCCCTAATGCATCACAAGCAGGAGGAGGAGGTAATCTGAACCCAGGAAATACAGTAAAAATTGGAAATTTCACAGCCAATACAGGCATTGGTTGGTTTTTAATCGCAGATGGATGGAGAAATGAAAACGTCACTAAAGGTAATTACCTGATCTATTCCAATGCTGCTTTTAATCCCGAGAATAAAGAAACAGATAAAGCTCATACTGTGCTTTTAAATTTATCAGGTAGTAACAAACTGATCCTTGGGTTTGAAGATACCAGAAGAGATCAGGGAAGTGACAATGATTTTAACGATGTCTTATTTTATATCACCGCTAATCCATTTGATGCTATAAATAAAGATAACATAGTTACTGTGGGCGAAAATCCAACTTCAAACAATAACCCCTCAAACAATAATACAACTAGTAATCCTTCTTCAGACAATAATAACAATAATACTCAAGGTACCTCCAATACCCAGGTAAATGCATCAAACACTAACATTGATTCCAACAATAATGGAGGAGGAAGCAGCAACATAGCCTCTTCAAGTAATAATGTCAATAATAGCGGAGGAAACAACTCAACAGCGATTAATAATACAAGTGTTAACAACAACAATTCCAACAACAATTCAAACAATACAACGAATAACAATAACTCCACAACTATTATTAATAATACAACCATTATAAATAATGGAAACGGAAATAATAATAACACCGCTAATCAACAAAACTCCGGAAGTGGTCAAAATAATACTGGAGGCAATGGAAATTCCGGCGGCAGAGGAAATAATCAAAACAACAACAGTAATAATAATCATTCAAATCCTTCATCAGACAAATGCCACAAGAATGGCATGTCTGAACAAGAATTTTCAAAATCATATAATCTGATAAAAAGCAAACCAACAGAGGCAAGTCGTAAATCCTTAATGCAGCAAGTAGCTCGCCCTAAGATGCTTACTGTAAATCAATGTACTCAATTGATTAAGTTATTGGATGTACAAAGAAACAGGTTTGATATGGCAAAGTATCTATATGATTATACTTGCGATAAACCAGGATATTATATGGTAAGTTCTGTTTTCTCAGTTTCAACCTATGAAAGAGAATTTGATCAATTTCTATCGTCCAAAGATTTAAACAACAATCATTCACCGATGAATGCAAAGGCCTGCAATACGCCTGACAATAATACAACCAGCATTCAAAACTCTAATACAGCTATTTGCAGTTCATGTACAAACGGAGGTTTCACAAGTGATGATTTTTCAAGGTTTAAAACTAGTATATCCTCAAAAAGCTTCAGTGAAACAATGATGACGGTTACTAAGCAAGGAGTAAAAGGAAGGTGCTTATTAACGGGACAGGTGGTGGAGCTAATGACTCTATTCTCTTTTGAAAAGGATAAGCTGGATCTTGCGAAATACCTGTATGACTTTACAGGAGATAAACAAAATTATTACAGAGTGAACGATGTATTCTCGTTCTCCTCCTCTATCAGTGAATTGAATAATTATATTGAGAAGAAATAA
- a CDS encoding bestrophin family protein gives MKRFLGIKYSPKDIRLLFSFKSSLIKRLLRGLVYITAVTAVLLYMEQKDIFHIQISNALPGYMGAALGLLLVFRNNTAYDKWWEARKELGALVNISRNFAIDINGLLPPGNKEKTRIANLLTAFVYALKEHLRSGVKMKDMQDLEDADFKIIEQAHHKPSAIANLIMARIEILWKEKMLTDMQQYLLVTKVNTLIDICGKCERIRNTPIPIAYGLLLKFFINIYVILLPVGLANDLGWGALPLEIILYYVMMSIVLTAEEIEEPFGKDLNDLPFDEMAGRMKANIQEIISYE, from the coding sequence ATGAAACGTTTTCTAGGTATAAAATACAGCCCTAAAGACATAAGATTATTATTCTCCTTCAAAAGCTCATTAATTAAAAGATTATTAAGGGGCCTTGTATATATTACTGCCGTTACAGCAGTATTACTTTACATGGAACAGAAGGATATCTTTCATATCCAGATAAGTAATGCACTGCCTGGATATATGGGTGCTGCACTGGGTTTACTTCTCGTGTTCAGGAATAATACTGCTTATGATAAATGGTGGGAAGCAAGAAAAGAACTTGGAGCACTTGTAAATATTTCCAGAAATTTTGCCATAGATATCAATGGTTTATTACCTCCTGGAAACAAGGAAAAAACGAGAATTGCAAACTTGCTCACAGCCTTTGTTTATGCGCTTAAAGAACATTTGAGAAGCGGTGTAAAAATGAAGGACATGCAGGACCTTGAAGATGCTGACTTCAAAATTATTGAACAGGCGCATCATAAACCTTCTGCGATCGCTAACCTTATTATGGCCAGGATTGAAATTCTTTGGAAAGAGAAGATGCTGACTGATATGCAACAATATCTTCTTGTTACCAAGGTAAATACTTTGATCGACATTTGCGGTAAATGTGAACGGATAAGAAACACCCCTATTCCAATTGCTTATGGATTGCTTCTTAAGTTTTTCATTAACATCTATGTAATCCTTTTACCTGTTGGCCTTGCTAACGATCTTGGCTGGGGAGCTTTACCTCTGGAAATTATTCTGTATTATGTCATGATGAGCATCGTTCTGACTGCAGAAGAAATTGAAGAACCTTTCGGCAAGGACCTTAATGATCTTCCTTTTGATGAAATGGCGGGTAGAATGAAAGCTAATATTCAAGAGATTATCAGTTACGAATAA
- a CDS encoding MaoC family dehydratase, producing the protein MLDLGRVYSEVFSFTQEQVIRFAEVSGDHNPVHLDSDYASKTAFKKPIIHGILGTSIFSKILGMNFPGEGTIYLKQEANFKRPMYAGTSYEAILTILEVNRDKHQAIIETKVIDKETGKIIIDGQAQVMNKEKI; encoded by the coding sequence ATGCTTGATTTGGGTCGGGTTTATTCTGAAGTGTTTTCATTCACACAGGAACAAGTAATCAGATTTGCCGAGGTGTCAGGAGATCATAATCCTGTGCACCTGGACTCTGACTATGCTTCTAAAACAGCGTTTAAAAAGCCTATCATTCACGGTATACTTGGTACCAGTATTTTCTCCAAAATACTTGGAATGAATTTCCCCGGCGAAGGAACAATTTATCTAAAACAGGAAGCCAACTTCAAACGCCCCATGTACGCCGGCACTTCCTATGAAGCAATATTGACCATTCTGGAAGTAAACAGAGACAAGCACCAGGCAATAATTGAAACCAAAGTCATTGATAAGGAAACTGGTAAAATCATCATTGATGGTCAGGCTCAAGTAATGAATAAAGAGAAGATTTGA